TGGGATCGCGTACCCGGTCGCCCGCCGAAGCGCGGCGATCGGACCGCGTCCCTGACCGGCGCCGCGCACCCGGTGCGCAGCGCGGATGACCTCGAGCTCGTGGCCGAACCGCGGCACGAACCGCAGGGCCGCGAGCGCGGTGTACCCGACCCGGTAGGGCATCCGCAGGTTCTGCACGAGCGCCCGCACGAGCTCGGGCCCGGTCGTGGTGAGGCCCGCGATGAGCGTGAGCATGAGGATCGCGGCGATCCGCAGGGCCGTCGCCACGCCGATCACGTAGGCGCCGAGCGTGAAGGTCCAGTCGCCGACCTCGATCAGCACGACGGATGCCGCGGGGCCGGCCGCCTCGACGCGGGCCGGGTCCACCCACAGGCCGAGGCTCAGCCCGAGCAGCGCCACGCCCACCGGCGTCGCGATGAGGAGCGCGGCCACCACCCTGCCCGACAGCCGCGCACCGACGAGGAGCAGCAGCAGCCCGAGCACGGCGAAGGTGAGGGGAATCGCGAGGCCGCGCGTGAAGAGCAACGCGACGATCGCCGGCAGGGGCGCGGCGATCTTGGCGATCGGGTTGAGTCCGTGCAGGAATCGCGCGGGCGGCGCCGGCCGCGCCGCCGCGTACGGGTCGCGCGCGGCGGTGACCGGCGCGGTCGGGACGCTCATCGGGCGACCCGATCCGAGCGGGGGAGCTGCGACATCCGCGTCAC
This DNA window, taken from Agromyces sp. 3263, encodes the following:
- a CDS encoding energy-coupling factor transporter transmembrane component T codes for the protein MSVPTAPVTAARDPYAAARPAPPARFLHGLNPIAKIAAPLPAIVALLFTRGLAIPLTFAVLGLLLLLVGARLSGRVVAALLIATPVGVALLGLSLGLWVDPARVEAAGPAASVVLIEVGDWTFTLGAYVIGVATALRIAAILMLTLIAGLTTTGPELVRALVQNLRMPYRVGYTALAALRFVPRFGHELEVIRAAHRVRGAGQGRGPIAALRRATGYAIPLLASAIRHAERVALAMDARAFGAHPTRTERTVSRWRAGDTVFVVAFQLASATIFAVALATGSR